The following coding sequences lie in one Yamadazyma tenuis chromosome 3, complete sequence genomic window:
- the GLT1 gene encoding glutamate synthase [NADH] (COG:E; EggNog:ENOG503NUMZ; BUSCO:EOG092600T9; MEROPS:MER1054487) yields MTSYMPQEEFETKVYDYDEVPENKSWAASLPVAQGLYDPQYEKDACGVGFTCHLKGVASHKIVSDSRNLLCNMTHRGGELNPKDGDGAGVLTSLPHKFLKKEFKYTCNIDLPAKGQYGVGNLFFKKDDSIFEKSKMTFEDIAASLGLKILAWRKVPHDSTILGPASLSREPLILQPAIILSELEGVELSEDEFDSKYNKEFQKRLFILRKQSTHTIGLHNWFYICSLSNQTIVYKGQLAPNQVFAYYHDLANSEYEAHFSLVHSRFSTNTFPSWDRAQPLRLAAHNGEINTLRGNKNWMRAKEGIMKSELFGDELDKLYPIIEEGGSDSAAFDNVLELLVINGSLTLPEAVMMLIPEAWQNDKLIDPKKRAFYEWAACLMEPWDGPALFTFADSRYCGANLDRNGLRPCRYYVIDDDRIIVASEVGVIDVEPEKILQKGRLQPGKMLLVDTKEGRIVDDRELKANISSKFDFKSWILANMITMNDLIEKLHSKSVDIKDTIAPSAETVQKDPRLITFGYSHEQMSLILAPMAEGKEALGSMGNDNALACISEQPRLLYDYFKQLFAQVTNPPIDPIREEIVMSLECYVGPQGNLLEMKPDQCNRLLLKSPILATEELNAIRQMTTVYPKWSSSTIDYTFNKKEGIQGYINILDRICQEASTAIANNNKVLILSDKATDADHIPISALIAVGTIHHHLVRQKQRSKVALIIETAEAREVHHACLLVGYGADAINPYLCIETLTRMKDEGLLKNESLTNDKIIANYKYTINSGILKVMSKMGISTLSSYKGAQIFEALGIDNSVIDRCFAGTASRIKGVTFEYIAQDAFSMHERGFPSRDTVKPIGLPETGEYHWRDGGEAHINEPAAIASMQDAVRNKNEKAYDAYVKKEHEAMRNCTLRGLLDFDFKNSTPIPIDQVEPWTEIVRRFFTGAMSYGSISMEAHSTIAVAMNRLGGKSNTGEGGEDSARSIVNANGDTMRSAIKQIASGRFGVTSYYLADADELQIKMAQGAKPGEGGELPGNKVSDAIAKTRHSTPGVGLISPPPHHDIYSIEDLKQLLYDLKCANPRARTSVKLVSEVGIGTISAGVAKAGAENILVSGHDGGTGAAKWTSIKHAGLPWELGLAETHQTLVLNDLRGRVVLQTDGQIKTGRDVAIATLLGAEQWGFATTPLIAMGCLLLRKCHLGTCAVGIATQDPELRKKFKGTPEHVINFFYYVANDFRKIMAQLGYRTVNEMIGRTEKLIVRDDLRNTKNANIDLSPILTPAHSIRPGVPTYCVRKQDHRLHVRIDNKLIDESEITLAKGLPVTIDCDVVNTDRSLGTTLSYRVSKTFGEQGLPHDTIHVNVKGSAGQSFGAFLAPGITLELEGDANDYIGKGLSGGRIIVYPPKESKFKAEDQIIAGNTAFFGATSGSAFIRGIAAERFAVRNSGANIVVEGTGDHGCEYMSGGRVIVLGSTGRNFAAGMCGGIAYVLDMAQDFADKCNMGTVELSSIEDPSEIAFVRGLIEDHRHYTGSEVADNVLNDFNRILPRVVKVLPTDYKKVLEKEKLQKLEAKQNEMNRFLKSIKEDPEADVTNGEAAKIKHGHVHRPSKKNEPKVLDLEDTIPDTEVAKKAVAKIDKVKGFMKYKRRNEKYKDAKERTNDWNEMTTRLTKDELKYETARCMDCGIPFCTSDTGCPISNVIPKWNELVFKDRWFDALQRLMMTNNFPEFTGRICPAPCNGACTLGVIDDPVNIKSVECAIIDHGFEQGWIKPQPPKVRTGKTVAVIGSGPAGLATADQLNKAGHLVTVYERSDRPGGLMMYGIPNMKLDKGIVKRRTDLLAAEGIEFVCSTTIGEDITLDELKAQNDAVVLAIGSTIPRDLRIPGRELNNINFAMQLLSKNTKALLDGTLDDIKEEIEGKHVVVIGGGDTGNDCLGTSTRHKAKSVTNFELLPTPPNMRPKDNPWPQWPRIFRVDYGHTEVANHYGKDPREYSILSKEFVDDGEGNVKGIKTVRVEWKRSDSGAWQMAEVPGSEEFFPADLVLLSMGFVGPEADNLGVSKSKRGTVDVTDPNGYKVVGDDNVFTAGDCRRGQSLVVWGIQEGRQCARQVDNYLMGTSRLPGNGSVEQRNYKLLEELAEKI; encoded by the coding sequence ATGACCTCGTACATGcctcaagaagaattcgAAACCAAGGTGTACGACTATGACGAGGTTCCTGAAAACAAGTCGTGGGCCGCCTCCTTACCGGTAGCTCAAGGATTGTATGATCCCCAGTACGAGAAGGACGCCTGTGGAGTGGGTTTCACCTGTCACTTGAAAGGGGTTGCCAGCCACAAGATTGTTAGTGACTCCCGTAATTTGTTGTGCAACATGACCCACAGAGGGGGAGAGTTGAATCCCAAGGACGGAGATGGGGCCGGAGTATTGACGTCTTTGCCccacaagtttttgaaaaaagAGTTCAAATATACCTGTAATATCGACTTGCCTGCCAAGGGCCAGTACGGTGTAGGGAACctttttttcaagaaggacGACTCgatttttgaaaaatccaAAATGACGTTTGAAGACATTGCTGCCAGCTTGGggttgaagattttggcCTGGAGAAAGGTTCCTCATGACCTGACGATTTTGGGTCCTGCTTCATTGTCGAGAGAGCCGTTGATTTTACAGCCGGCCATTATTCTCAGCGAGCTCGAAGGAGTGGAATTGTCTGAGGACGAATTTGATTCCAAGTACAACAAAGAGTTCCAGAAGCGCTTGTTTATCTTGAGAAAACAGAGCACCCACACCATCGGGTTGCACAATTGGTTTTATATCTGCTCCTTATCCAACCAGACCATTGTTTATAAGGGTCAATTGGCCCCAAACCAGGTGTTTGCTTACTACCATGATTTGGCCAACAGCGAGTACGAGGCCCATTTTTCCTTGGTGCACTCGAGATTCtccaccaacaccttcCCTTCATGGGACCGGGCCCAGCCTTTGAGATTGGCCGCCCATAACGGAGAAATTAACACTTTGAGAGGAAACAAAAACTGGATGAGAGCCAAAGAAGGTATCATGAAGTCCGAGttatttggtgatgaattGGACAAGTTGTACCCgatcattgaagaagggGGGTCGGACTCGGCTGCCTTTGACAAtgtgttggagttgttggtgattaACGGCTCCTTGACACTTCCCGAGGCagtgatgatgttgattcCAGAGGCCTGGCAAAACGATAAGCTCATCGACCCCAAGAAAAGAGCCTTTTACGAATGGGCTGCCTGTCTCATGGAGCCATGGGATGGCCCGGCGTTGTTCACCTTTGCTGACTCCCGATACTGTGGGGCCAACTTGGATAGAAACGGGTTGAGACCATGTCGTTATTATGTGATTGACGATGACAGAATCATTGTCGCTTCCGAGGTGGGTGTCATCGACGTGGAGCCCGAGAAGATCCTACAGAAGGGAAGATTGCAGCCAGGAAAGatgttgttggtggacaCCAAAGAAGGTAGAATTGTCGATGACCGGGAATTGAAGGCTAATATTTCGTCCAAGTTCGACTTCAAATCCTggattttggccaacatgATCACCATGAAcgacttgattgaaaagttgCACAGCAAGTCGGTGGATATCAAAGATACCATTGCTCCATCGGCTGAAACCGTCCAGAAGGACCCCAGGTTGATCACGTTTGGCTACAGTCACGAGCAGATgtcattgattttggctCCTATGGCCGAGGGAAAAGAAGCGTTGGGATCCATGGGTAACGACAATGCCTTGGCTTGTATCAGTGAACAGCCTCGGTTGTTGTACGACTACTTCAAGCAGTTGTTTGCCCAGGTGACCAATCCTCCAATTGACCCCATTAGAGAAGAAATCGTCATGTCTTTGGAGTGTTACGTGGGTCCTCAAGgaaacttgttggaaatgaagCCCGATCAGTGTAACcggttgttgttgaagtcacCAATCTTGGCGACTGAGGAATTGAATGCCATCAGACAAATGACTACCGTCTACCCCAAATGGCTGAGTTCCACCATTGACTAcactttcaacaagaaggaAGGTATCCAAGGTTACATCAATATCTTGGATAGAATCTGTCAGGAAGCCTCCACTGCCattgccaacaacaacaaggtgttgattttgtcgGATAAGGCTACTGACGCAGACCACATTCCAATTTCTGCGTTGATTGCGGTGGGtaccatccaccaccacttgGTGAGACAGAAACAACGGTCCAAGGTGGCGTTGATCATCGAGACGGCCGAGGCCAGAGAAGTACACCATGCGTGTTTGTTGGTGGGTTACGGGGCCGATGCCATTAACCCATACTTGTGTATCGAGACCTTGACGAGAATGAAGGACGAagggttgttgaaaaacgAGTCATTGACCAATGACAAGATCATTGCCAACTACAAGTATACCATCAACTCGGGgatcttgaaggtgatgtCCAAGATGGGTATTTCCACCTTGAGTTCGTATAAAGGTGCCCAGATCTTTGAGGCCTTGGGTATCGACAACTCCGTCATTGACCGGTGTTTTGCCGGTACCGCCTCCAGAATCAAGGGTGTCACTTTCGAGTACATTGCCCAAGATGCCTTCTCCATGCACGAAAGAGGGTTCCCATCCAGAGACACCGTCAAGCCCATTGGATTGCCAGAAACCGGTGAATACCATTGGAGAGACGGGGGAGAGGCTCACATCAATGAGCCTGCTGCCATTGCATCCATGCAAGATGCCGTTAGAAATAAGAACGAAAAGGCCTATGATGCGTACGTCAAAAAGGAACATGAAGCCATGAGAAACTGCACCTTGAGAGGATTATTGgactttgacttcaaaaacagtacgccaattccaattgaCCAGGTCGAACCATGGACCGAAATCGTCAGAAGATTCTTCACGGGAGCTATGTCGTATGGGTCCATCTCCATGGAAGCTCATTCCACCATTGCCGTGGCTATGAACAGATTGGGAGGTAAGTCCAACACTggtgaaggtggtgaagattcTGCCAGATCCATTGTCAATGCTAATGGAGACACCATGAGATCAGCCATCAAGCAAATTGCTTCCGGTAGATTTGGTGTCACTTCATACTACTTGGCTGATGCCGATGAGTTGCAAATCAAAATGGCCCAAGGTGCCAAACCCGGTGAAGGAGGTGAATTGCCTGGTAACAAGGTTTCTGATGCCATTGCCAAGACAAGACACTCTACTCCTGGAGTTGGGTTGATTTCTCCTCCTCCTCATCACGACATTTACTCGattgaagacttgaagcaGTTGTTGTACGACTTGAAATGTGCCAACCCAAGAGCCAGAACCTCAGTCAAATTGGTTTCGGAAGTGGGTATTGGTACAATTTCGGCTGGTGTGGCCAAAGCCGGTGCCGAAAACATCTTGGTTAGTGGTCACGATGGAGGTACTGGTGCTGCCAAGTGGACCTCCATCAAGCACGCCGGTTTACCCTGGGAATTGGGTTTGGCCGAAACCCATCAAACcttggtgttgaacgaCTTGCGTGGAAGAGTTGTGTTGCAAACCGATGGTCAAATCAAGACCGGAAGAGACGTTGCCATTGCCACCTTATTGGGGGCTGAACAATGGGGGTTTGCTACCACTCCGTTGATTGCCATGGGTTGTCTTTTGCTTAGAAAGTGTCATTTGGGAACCTGTGCCGTGGGTATTGCCACGCAAGACCCCGAACTTagaaagaagttcaaaGGTACTCCCGAACATGtcatcaactttttctACTACGTGGCCAACGACTTCAGAAAGATCATGGCTCAATTGGGTTACCGTACCGTCAATGAGATGATTGGCCGCACcgaaaagttgattgtCAGAGATGACTTGAGAAACACCAAGAATGCCAACATCGACTTGTCACCCATCTTAACTCCTGCTCATTCCATTAGACCAGGAGTGCCAACCTACTGTGTCAGAAAGCAAGATCACCGGTTGCACGTGAGAATCGATAACAAATTGATCGATGAGTCTGAAATCACCTTGGCCAAGGGCTTACCCGTCACCATTGACTGTGATGTCGTCAATACCGACAGATCCTTGGGTACTACCTTATCCTACAGAGTGTCCAAGACGTTTGGGGAACAAGGTTTGCCCCATGACACCATTCATGTCAATGTCAAGGGTTCAGCTGGTCAGTCCTTTGGAGCATTTTTGGCTCCTGGTATCactttggaattggaaggtGATGCCAACGATTACATTGGTAAGGGATTGTCGGGAGGTAGAATCATTGTTTACCCACCCAAGgagtccaagttcaaggccGAAGACCAGATTATTGCTGGTAACACTGCTTTCTTTGGTGCCACTTCTGGTTCTGCCTTCATCAGAGGTATTGCAGCCGAAAGATTTGCTGTGAGAAACTCCGGTGCCAACATCGTGGTAGAGGGAACCGGGGACCACGGATGTGAGTACATGTCTGGTGGTAGAGTAATTGTTTTGGGATCCACCGGTAGAAACTTTGCTGCTGGTATGTGTGGAGGTATTGCTTATGTGTTGGATATGGCCCAAGATTTTGCCGACAAGTGCAACATGGGTACGGTGGAGTTGAGTTCGATCGAAGACCCCAGCGAAATCGCTTTTGTCAGAGGTTTGATCGAAGACCACAGACACTACACGGGATCCGAGGTTGCTGACAATGTTTTGAACGACTTCAACCGGATCTTACCAAGAGTCGTCAAGGTCTTACCTACCGACTAcaagaaggtgttggagaaggaaaAGTTACAGAAATTGGAAGCCAAGCAGAATGAGATGAACCggttcttgaagtccatCAAGGAAGATCCTGAAGCCGATGTCACCAACGGTGAAGCAGCCAAGATCAAGCATGGACATGTTCACAGACCCAGTAAGAAGAATGAGcccaaggtgttggatcttgaagataCCATTCCTGACACTGAAGTTGCCAAAAAGGCCGTGGCCAAGATCGACAAGGTGAAGGGGTTCATGAAGTACAAGAGAAGAAACGAAAAGTACAAGGACGCCAAGGAGCGGACCAACGACTGGAACGAAATGACCACCCGGTTGACCAAGGATGAATTGAAGTATGAGACTGCCAGATGTATGGATTGTGGTATTCCATTCTGTACCTCCGATACTGGATGTCCTATTTCCAACGTTATCCCCAAGTGgaacgagttggtgttCAAGGACAGATGGTTCGATGCTTTACAGAGGTTGATGATGACCAACAACTTCCCTGAGTTCACCGGTAGAATCTGTCCGGCTCCATGTAATGGGGCATGTACTTTGGGAGTCATTGATGATCCCGTCAACATCAAGTCGGTGGAATGTGCCATCATTGACCACGGGTTCGAACAAGGCTGGATCAAGCCTCAACCTCCAAAAGTCAGAACCGGCAAAACGGTAGCTGTCATTGGATCTGGTCCTGCTGGATTGGCTACTGCCGACCAGTTGAACAAGGCTGGTCACTTGGTCACCGTGTACGAACGAAGTGACAGACCTGGTGGGTTGATGATGTACGGTATTCCAAAcatgaagttggataaaGGTATTGTCAAGAGAAGAACCGACTTGTTGGCAGCCGAAGGCATTGAGTTTGTATGCTCCACCACCATTGGAGAAGACATTACTCTCGACGAGTTGAAGGCTCAGAACGATGCGGTGGTGTTGGCCATTGGTTCTACCATCCCCAGAGATTTGAGAATTCCCGGTAGagaattgaacaatatcAACTTTGCCATGCAATTGttgtccaaaaacaccaaggCATTGTTGGACGGAACCTTGGATGACATCAAAGAAGAGATCGAAGGCAAGCACGTGGTGgtcattggtggtggtgatacCGGTAACGATTGTTTGGGAACTTCCACCAGACATAAGGCTAAGAGTGTCACCAACTTTGAATTGTTGCCCACTCCTCCAAACATGAGACCAAAGGATAACCCATGGCCTCAATGGCCACGGATCTTCAGAGTGGACTACGGTCACACTGAGGTTGCCAACCACTACGGTAAGGACCCCAGAGAATACAGCATTTTGTCCAAGgagtttgttgatgatggtgaaggtAACGTAAAGGGTATCAAGACCGTCAGAGTCGAATGGAAGAGATCTGATTCAGGTGCCTGGCAGATGGCTGAAGTTCCTGGTAGTGAAGAGTTTTTCCCAGCtgacttggtgttgttgtCGATGGGTTTTGTTGGTCCTGAGGCCGATAACCTTGGAGTTTCTAAGTCCAAGAGGGGAACCGTCGATGTTACCGATCCAAATGGATacaaagttgttggagatgacAACGTGTTTACGGCCGGTGACTGTAGAAGAGGTCAATCGTTGGTGGTTTGGGGTATTCAAGAAGGTAGACAGTGTGCTAGACAAGTGGACAACTACTTGATGGGTACCAGTAGATTACCAGGAAATGGGTCAGTCGAACAACGTAACTACAAGTTGTTAGAGGAGTTGGCGGAGAAGATTTAG